One Xyrauchen texanus isolate HMW12.3.18 chromosome 2, RBS_HiC_50CHRs, whole genome shotgun sequence genomic window carries:
- the LOC127660869 gene encoding trafficking protein particle complex subunit 14-like — MVLMMESQCEYFMYFPAVPISDLSDPARYRTLPRRSHLYLGETVRFLLVLRSQNVASGSGSSSSTGTAAAVDGSSGTEHHNSRSWRELADTLCAVASVCPGDNRQRSQPLYHDYHSSGDECVEDTDDDDAAADVGSAGRGGPRFRGFRECKPLLIHNSSSNGVREFRKAPVQSPVDEPVVLNDEVIFPLTVSLDKLPVNTLKVKIIVTVWKQEEGKAEIQEHGYLSILQQKSPCQTFRQDLNTFKAQVSTTLNVLPPPTVKCQQMTVSGRHLTVLKVLNRSSQEEVCVRDVRILPNFNASYLPMMPDGSVLLVDNVCHQSGAVAMASFYRMDSESSHLPSLLNALEEQNFLFQLQLSNQPQDDSSEGLEVPLVAVLQWSTSKLPFTNSIYTHYSLPSVRLDRPRFIMTASCPSAVKAHEHFRVRYTLLNNLQDFLAVRLVWTPEGRAQKEDPAVNAVVCHSPLSNLGYCRKGSTISVSVAFQILRAGLFELSQHMKLKLQFTASVSNPPPDARPLSRKNSPSSPAVRDILDRHQASLSLGRSQSFSHQQPSKFHLTRTGSVMERRAITPPVGSPVGRPLYLPPDRNILSLDKIAKRECKVLVLDSHT, encoded by the exons atGGTGTTAATGATGGAATCGCAATGCGAATACTTTATGTATTTCCCTGCCGTCCCCATCTCAGATCTGTCGGACCCGGCTAGATATCGCACGCTTCCGCGTCGCAGCCATCTCTATCTCGGGGAAACCGTGCGCTTTCTTCTGGTTTTGCGCTCTCAGAACGTCGCATCTGGTTCAGGATCCTCATCTTCCACTGGCACTGCGGCTGCTGTTGATGGCAGCAGCGGGACGGAGCATCACAACAGTCGCTCTTGGAGAGAGCTGGCCGACACTCTCTGCGCCGTGGCCAGCGTTTGCCCCGGCGACAACAGACAGCGAAGTCAGCCTTTGTATCATGACTACCACAGCAGCGGGGACGAGTGTGTGGAGGACACGGACGATGATGATGCTGCTGCGGATGTGGGCAGCGCAGGTAGAGGGGGCCCGAGGTTCCGGGGCTTCAGGGAATGCAAGCCGCTCCTCATTCACAACAGCTCGAGCAACGGCGTGAGGGAATTCCGCAAGGCTCCTGTGCAG TCTCCTGTGGATGAGCCAGTTGTTTTAAACGACGAGGTAATCTTTCCTCTGACTGTGTCTCTGGATAAACTCCCTGTCAACACTCTCAAAGTGAAG ATAATAGTGACTGTGTGGAAGCAAGAAGAGGGGAAAGCAGAGATCCAAGAACATGGCTACCTCAGCATCCTCCAACAGAAAAGCCCCTGCCAAACATTCCGCCAGGACTTGAACACCTTCAAAGCCCAGG TCAGCACCACTCTTAATGTCCTGCCCCCTCCCACAGTGAAGTGCCAGCAAATGACTGTTTCAGGGAGACACTTAACCGTCCTGAAAG TGTTAAACAGGAGTTCTCAAGAGGAAGTGTGTGTTCGTGATGTCAGAATCCTCCCTAACTTCAATGCCTCATACTTACCAATGATGCCAGATGGCTCAGTTCTGCTGGTTGACAATGTTTG TCATCAGTCAGGAGCGGTTGCTATGGCGTCATTTTATAGGATGGACAGTGAATCTAGCCATCTTCCCAGCTTGCTCAATGCTTTGGAAGAGCAGAACTTTCTCTTTCAATTGCAGCTCAGTAACCAGCCACAGGATGATTCAAGTGAG GGATTGGAGGTGCCATTGGTTGCAGTCTTACAGTGGTCCACTTCTAAACTGCCCTTCACCAATTCTATTTACACTCACTATAGTCTCCCTAGCGTGAGGCTGGACCGGCCACGCTTCATCATGACTGCCAGCTGTCCCAGTGCCGTCAAGGCCCATGAGCATTTCCGGGTGCGATACACTCTACTCAACAACCTTCAGGACTTCCTTGCTGTCCGATTAGTCTGGACACCTGAAG GTCGAGCGCAGAAAGAGGACCCTGCAGTAAATGCAGTAGTGTGTCATTCTCCTCTCAGCAACCTAGGATACTGTCGGAAAGGCAGTACCATCTCCGTCAGTGTGGCTTTCCAGATACTCAGAGCAGGACTTTTTGAG TTGAGTCAGCACATGAAGCTGAAGCTACAGTTCACAGCATCCGTATCCAACCCTCCCCCTGATGCCCGACCTTTGTCTCGCAAGAACAGTCCTTCCAGCCCAGCAGTCAGAGACATTCTGGACCGACATCAGGCCAGTCTTAGTCTGGGCCGCTCTCAGTCCTTCTCGCACCAGCAACCATCCAAATTCCACCTCACGAG GACAGGCAGTGTTATGGAGCGCAGGGCCATCACCCCTCCTGTGGGCTCTCCTGTTGGTCGTCCCCTATACCTCCCTCCAGACCGGAACATTCTTTCACTCGAC